The proteins below come from a single Chryseobacterium bernardetii genomic window:
- a CDS encoding DUF4382 domain-containing protein: MKKLFIMGSGISLLFMASCNDSEDKGTATVNVRLTDGPAAYSAVNIDIQKIEIGVNGGWVPLNFPKPGIYNLLDFKNGADVALGQATLPEGNVSQMRMILGPNNSLVSNGVTYPLQTPSGEQSGLRFNWHQTLVSNGAYNVWIDFDAGKSIVKTGNGSYILKPVIRTFSELTNGQIKGYVQPQAAKAVVHAITATDTLATAIPNPDGFYMFSGLPQGNYTVSYDADNSTGYVDENTGNVSVVFGQVTNLGTKTLHQ, translated from the coding sequence ATGAAAAAGTTATTCATTATGGGAAGTGGTATTTCATTATTATTTATGGCATCATGTAATGATTCAGAGGATAAGGGTACCGCTACAGTTAATGTAAGGCTCACGGATGGGCCTGCAGCTTATAGCGCTGTTAATATCGATATTCAAAAAATTGAAATCGGCGTTAACGGAGGTTGGGTTCCGCTTAACTTTCCTAAACCGGGCATTTATAACCTTCTTGATTTTAAAAACGGAGCAGACGTTGCCTTAGGACAGGCCACACTTCCTGAAGGAAATGTTTCCCAAATGAGAATGATCCTTGGCCCTAATAACAGCCTGGTTTCAAATGGAGTAACGTATCCGTTGCAGACGCCATCAGGTGAACAAAGCGGATTAAGGTTTAACTGGCATCAGACTTTGGTGAGCAACGGAGCCTATAATGTATGGATAGATTTTGATGCCGGAAAATCTATTGTAAAAACAGGAAACGGGTCTTATATTTTAAAACCTGTAATCAGAACGTTTTCCGAACTGACAAACGGACAGATTAAAGGTTATGTACAGCCTCAGGCGGCAAAAGCTGTCGTACATGCTATTACTGCAACAGATACTTTAGCGACTGCAATTCCTAACCCGGATGGGTTTTATATGTTTTCTGGGCTTCCGCAAGGAAATTATACGGTTTCTTATGATGCAGATAACAGCACCGGATATGTAGATGAGAATACAGGAAATGTATCAGTAGTTTTCGGACAGGTTACTAATCTGGGAACCAAAACATTACATCAGTAA
- a CDS encoding tRNA-binding protein gives MNIKPDITWADFEKIDIRCGTIISVNDFEKARNPSYQLEIDFGDLGIRKSSAQITSLYKKEELIGKQILAVVNFPKKQIANFFSECLVLGLYGEDKKDVTLLTPSLPTKNGMQVG, from the coding sequence ATGAACATAAAACCGGACATAACCTGGGCAGATTTTGAAAAAATAGACATCAGATGCGGAACAATTATTTCGGTAAATGATTTTGAAAAAGCAAGAAACCCATCCTACCAATTGGAAATAGACTTTGGCGACCTTGGAATCAGAAAATCATCTGCGCAAATCACTTCCCTCTATAAGAAAGAAGAATTGATAGGAAAACAGATTTTAGCCGTGGTTAACTTCCCTAAAAAGCAGATTGCCAATTTCTTCAGTGAATGCCTGGTCTTAGGATTATATGGAGAAGACAAAAAAGATGTTACTCTTTTAACCCCTTCATTACCCACAAAAAACGGAATGCAGGTGGGTTAA
- a CDS encoding winged helix-turn-helix transcriptional regulator: MLKIKKVTNEPSCPVDYAFKRIGGKYKGRILWYLHTKNVMRYGELRKALSDITPKMLTQTVRELEDDGLIHRKVYHEVPPKVEYSLTETGLELIPFIDYLKQWGEAQIEKENKIKSLI; encoded by the coding sequence ATGTTAAAAATAAAAAAAGTAACCAATGAACCATCCTGCCCTGTTGATTATGCTTTCAAACGTATTGGCGGAAAGTATAAAGGCCGGATCTTATGGTACCTTCATACCAAAAATGTGATGCGTTATGGCGAACTGAGAAAAGCGTTATCAGACATCACCCCAAAAATGCTGACCCAAACGGTACGGGAACTGGAAGATGACGGACTTATTCATCGAAAAGTTTACCATGAGGTTCCTCCAAAAGTGGAATATTCTTTAACCGAGACAGGCCTTGAACTGATTCCTTTTATCGATTACCTGAAACAGTGGGGTGAGGCTCAGATAGAAAAAGAAAATAAAATCAAAAGCTTGATTTAA
- a CDS encoding NADP-dependent oxidoreductase — MKAVIINEAGNVENLQFTEIEKPTIGDDEVLIKVISVSINPVDVKARAYEGVLNWIFEESRPVILGWDISGEVVETGKNVTDFKAGDEVFGMVNFFGNGKAYAEYVAAPASHLALKPQGITHSQAAAASMAAVTAYQALADVAHIKKGDKVVIHAASGGVGHFAVQIAKHFGAYVIGVSSGKNKDFVLSLGADEHIDYTTENIKDKVQDADIVIDTIQGETLLNSVDIVHENGIIVTLPSPEIPEEVKDKASQKAVIIEFMMVQSKQETIQAIAGLLAAGILKPAVYKTFPFKEIRKAHLEVETNRVAGKVVVTL, encoded by the coding sequence ATGAAAGCTGTTATTATAAACGAAGCAGGAAATGTAGAAAATCTTCAGTTCACAGAAATAGAAAAACCAACAATAGGTGATGATGAGGTCCTGATAAAAGTGATATCGGTAAGCATCAATCCGGTGGATGTTAAAGCAAGAGCATACGAAGGCGTTTTAAACTGGATCTTTGAAGAGAGCCGACCTGTTATCTTAGGCTGGGATATTTCAGGGGAAGTTGTGGAAACCGGAAAGAATGTAACTGATTTCAAAGCAGGTGATGAAGTTTTTGGAATGGTCAATTTCTTTGGTAACGGAAAGGCCTATGCAGAATATGTAGCAGCGCCGGCCTCGCATTTGGCATTAAAGCCTCAGGGCATTACTCATTCACAGGCTGCGGCAGCCTCAATGGCAGCAGTTACCGCATATCAGGCATTGGCAGATGTTGCTCACATTAAAAAAGGGGATAAAGTAGTCATTCATGCTGCTTCGGGAGGAGTAGGACATTTTGCTGTTCAGATTGCCAAACATTTCGGAGCTTATGTGATAGGAGTTTCTTCAGGTAAAAACAAAGATTTTGTCCTTTCGTTAGGCGCGGATGAACACATTGATTATACTACCGAAAATATTAAAGACAAAGTGCAGGATGCTGATATTGTTATAGATACTATTCAGGGGGAAACCTTATTGAATTCTGTAGATATTGTACATGAAAATGGAATTATTGTAACCCTTCCATCACCGGAAATTCCTGAAGAAGTGAAAGATAAGGCCAGTCAGAAAGCTGTAATTATTGAGTTCATGATGGTTCAATCTAAACAGGAAACCATACAGGCAATTGCGGGGTTATTGGCTGCCGGAATCTTAAAACCTGCTGTTTATAAAACATTTCCGTTTAAAGAGATCAGGAAAGCCCATCTTGAAGTGGAGACCAATCGTGTAGCCGGAAAAGTAGTTGTTACCTTATAA
- a CDS encoding universal stress protein yields MKTIIVCTDFSQEAENAVHYAASMAKENQYNIILFNLQSISIHALNAQASADFFYEQTLRNQQKLTDKSIEITRLYAVKTEFYLASGNFIEELNKCIQTTGGDFIVMGMAEKTLEQRLLGNNVIKAIHRVKKPILIIPGHIEYTGIRKILFAYDTHKSITWSAMNDIYSFIHEFNAEVEVFNVSESVEDFTEVILDIDLNAGYDLDDIKYSFKMIQSIEIIKAIEEEVKLTNADMLTMVPYRYNLVESFFHRSKTAIMAYKNKVPLLSIPLNID; encoded by the coding sequence ATGAAAACAATAATTGTCTGCACAGATTTTTCCCAGGAAGCTGAAAACGCGGTTCATTATGCGGCTTCTATGGCTAAGGAAAACCAATATAATATTATCCTGTTCAATTTACAAAGTATTTCTATTCATGCTCTGAACGCCCAGGCATCTGCTGATTTTTTCTATGAACAGACCCTGAGAAATCAACAAAAGCTTACCGATAAGTCTATCGAAATAACCCGGCTGTATGCTGTAAAAACAGAGTTTTATCTGGCTTCAGGAAACTTTATTGAGGAGCTGAATAAATGTATACAAACCACAGGAGGTGACTTTATTGTTATGGGAATGGCTGAAAAAACCCTTGAACAGAGGCTTTTGGGAAACAATGTAATCAAGGCCATTCACAGAGTAAAAAAACCGATATTGATTATCCCAGGCCATATAGAATATACAGGAATCCGAAAGATTCTCTTTGCCTACGACACGCATAAATCTATCACCTGGTCTGCCATGAATGACATTTATTCTTTCATCCATGAGTTCAATGCTGAAGTTGAGGTATTTAACGTAAGCGAGAGCGTAGAAGATTTTACGGAAGTCATTCTTGATATTGATCTGAATGCCGGCTATGATCTTGATGATATAAAGTACAGCTTCAAGATGATCCAGTCTATTGAAATCATCAAAGCTATTGAAGAGGAAGTGAAACTTACTAATGCGGATATGCTGACGATGGTTCCTTACCGGTATAATCTTGTAGAATCATTCTTCCACCGAAGCAAAACAGCCATCATGGCTTATAAAAACAAAGTTCCATTACTATCAATCCCACTAAACATAGATTAA